The sequence below is a genomic window from Nitrospira sp..
AACGCGCTTGATGCCTGTGAAGAAGCCGGGATTCTTCCTGATGTCACGGTCAACCTCGAGGTGGTGTCGAATGGGGAACCGGTGGCGCCGAGCCAGGCGAATCGGTTTCGCGTCACGGTGACCGACAATGGACCGGGTATCGTTCGTCA
It includes:
- a CDS encoding DNA topoisomerase VI subunit B, coding for MGARQREISVSEFFTKNRHLLGFDNPRKALLTCVKEAVDNALDACEEAGILPDVTVNLEVVSNGEPVAPSQANRFRVTVTDNGPGIVR